CGGCCCGCAAATCTCTGCTTAACGCCGAGGTCCTGAAGAAGACCAATCCGCTGCTGTCGACCGAACAGCTGGACAAGGTCGTCATCTCCGGTATTGCGACCGGCAAGGTTATTCCGGGCCACACCGGTTTTGCCCAGATCCAGCAGGTCGTGCGCGCCGGCCTCGACAACATCTGGACGCCGAATGCCGATATTCCGGCCTCCATGCAATCAATCTGCGGCCAGATCGGGCCGTTTCTGCAGCGTTGAGGAGAGCCGTATGGCTGCCGCAGAACCCTATGCGTCCAATCCGAGCCTGCCGGCGGCGAAGCCGTCCTTCTGGACGGTGGAGCGACGTGACAGCCTCGCCGGTTTCCTCTTCATTGCGCCGCAGCTGGTCGGCATCATCATCTTCGTGATGGTGCCGCTCGGCCTCGTCTTCTGGTATTCACTGCATGAGTGGAACGTACTGGCAAATACCTTCACTTACACCGGTGCGCAGAACTACGCTCAGCTCCTGAGCGACCCTTCCCTGCCTTCCGTTCTGGGCTCAACGGCGATCTTTTCGGCCGGGCTTGTCGTGTTCAATATGAGTCTCGCATTGCTGCTTGCCGTCCTGCTGAACCAAAAGCTTGCCGGAATCACCATTTTCCGTACGCTGTTTTTCTCGCCCGTCGTCGTCTCGCTTGTTGCATGGACGATCGTTTGGAGCTTCCTGCTGCAGAAGAACGGCGGCATCAACGGAGTGCTGATGATGTTCGGCCTCGAAGGCCCGAACTGGCTACGCCAGCCAACGACGGCAATGATTTCGGTCATCGCGGTTCAGGTTTTCAAGAATGTCGGCCTCAACATGATCCTGTTCCTGGCGGCCCTTCAAGGCGTGCCGAACGAGCTCTATGAAGCAGCCCGCATCGACGGGGCGCCGCGCTTCAAACAGTTTCGCCGGATCACTTTGCCGCTGATCAGCCCGACGGTTCTGCTGACCTCGATCATAACGATCGTCGGCTCGCTGCAGGTCTTTGCACAGATTGCGGTACTCACGCAGGGCGGCCCTGGCCTCTCGACGACGGTGCTCGTCTACTATCTCTACCAGCAGGCCTTTCAGTTCCATTTCTTCGGTTACGGTTCGACGCTT
This Rhizobium sullae DNA region includes the following protein-coding sequences:
- a CDS encoding carbohydrate ABC transporter permease encodes the protein MAAAEPYASNPSLPAAKPSFWTVERRDSLAGFLFIAPQLVGIIIFVMVPLGLVFWYSLHEWNVLANTFTYTGAQNYAQLLSDPSLPSVLGSTAIFSAGLVVFNMSLALLLAVLLNQKLAGITIFRTLFFSPVVVSLVAWTIVWSFLLQKNGGINGVLMMFGLEGPNWLRQPTTAMISVIAVQVFKNVGLNMILFLAALQGVPNELYEAARIDGAPRFKQFRRITLPLISPTVLLTSIITIVGSLQVFAQIAVLTQGGPGLSTTVLVYYLYQQAFQFHFFGYGSTLSILLFMIVAVLTFAQWQLRKRVVFYEN